From one Rhodothermales bacterium genomic stretch:
- a CDS encoding glycosyltransferase family 4 protein yields MRILIFYQYYHNPDCAATGRHYQFIRRLARDHEVHVITSDVWDQRRQTRRYPWAPDNVTIHRIHAPYHNAMGIRARLSAYASYAVGAFARGLRVPRPDVIVGTSTPLSAAWVAGQVARLRRVPWVFEVRDLWPAFPIEMGAIRNRWLQRRLYGLEKRMYRSAAHIIPLSPDMQTAIERVGIPASKLTTLLNGTDFDLAAEATPEAVAALRRQLGIGERRVVLYAGTFGRANGIPALLGAAEQLAARGDTCFVFLGDGYYRSALEQAGRRHPDAIRVLPAAPRHAIFAYFGLADLSVVTFNDLPVLAANSPAKFFDSLGMGTPVVVTNPGWTRAFVETHGCGWYAGPAEPLTLARCIEGALQRPEALAEAGARGRRAAADLFDRSVLAEAFTRIVEAAGDPERTNARIR; encoded by the coding sequence ATGCGCATCCTCATTTTTTACCAGTATTACCACAATCCCGACTGCGCGGCCACCGGACGGCACTATCAATTCATCCGCCGGCTCGCGCGGGATCACGAGGTCCACGTCATCACGTCCGACGTCTGGGACCAGCGTCGCCAGACCCGGCGATATCCCTGGGCGCCGGACAACGTGACCATCCACCGGATCCACGCCCCCTACCACAACGCCATGGGGATCCGCGCCCGCCTGAGCGCCTACGCTTCGTATGCGGTCGGCGCCTTCGCCCGGGGCCTGCGCGTCCCGCGACCGGATGTCATCGTAGGCACCTCCACCCCGCTCTCCGCCGCCTGGGTGGCGGGTCAGGTGGCGCGCCTTCGGCGGGTGCCGTGGGTATTCGAGGTGCGCGACCTGTGGCCGGCGTTTCCCATCGAGATGGGCGCCATCCGGAATCGCTGGCTGCAACGCCGGCTCTACGGCCTCGAAAAACGGATGTACCGCTCCGCCGCGCACATCATCCCCCTGTCGCCGGACATGCAGACGGCGATCGAGCGCGTCGGCATCCCCGCGTCGAAACTCACGACGCTGCTCAACGGGACCGACTTCGACCTCGCCGCCGAGGCCACGCCGGAGGCGGTCGCGGCGCTGCGCCGGCAGCTCGGCATCGGGGAGCGGCGCGTGGTGCTTTATGCCGGCACATTCGGCCGGGCGAACGGCATTCCCGCCCTGTTGGGCGCCGCCGAGCAGCTGGCGGCGCGGGGCGACACCTGCTTTGTATTTCTGGGCGATGGCTACTACCGGTCGGCCCTCGAGCAGGCCGGCCGGCGGCACCCCGACGCGATTCGCGTGCTGCCGGCAGCGCCGCGCCATGCGATCTTCGCGTATTTCGGCCTGGCCGACCTGTCGGTAGTCACGTTCAACGACCTGCCCGTCCTCGCCGCCAACTCGCCCGCCAAGTTCTTCGACAGCCTGGGCATGGGCACCCCGGTCGTCGTCACGAACCCCGGCTGGACCCGCGCGTTCGTCGAAACCCACGGCTGCGGCTGGTACGCCGGCCCCGCGGAACCGCTGACGCTGGCCCGCTGTATCGAGGGCGCGCTGCAACGCCCGGAGGCACTCGCCGAAGCCGGCGCCCGCGGCCGGCGCGCGGCGGCAGACCTGTTTGACCGCAGCGTCCTCGCCGAGGCCTTCACCCGGATCGTAGAGGCCGCCGGCGACCCGGAGCGCACGAATGCCAGGATCCGTTAG
- the purF gene encoding amidophosphoribosyltransferase encodes MKQIKESCGIFGVFNTPSAAQLTYFGLHALQHRGQEASGIVTSTFDEHKKRWIMPIHKDHGLVLDVFNDPAIFDTKLLGMSAIGHNRYSTSGSSNNRANIQPFKVHYRDGNLALAHNGNISNARELRNAFSERGTIFQTTSDSELILHLIAQSRRKKQIDQIIDALTQLEGAFSLLMLTDSSLIAVRDPNGFRPLVLGIIRKPADQGGDAYCVSSETCALDLLGAEYVRDVQPGEILVIDRKGCESGAFSSYQLPQKYGVSQCIFEYIYFARPDSKVFGEMVDKVRRKFGKQLAHETPVPMVAPGEKPPIVIAVPDSSNTATLGYVSECQKLGYPCKYEIGLIRNHYIGRTFIAPGQDRRDTRVRLKFNTVEGVLKDRVVVLVDDSIVRGTTSKFLVRMIREAGAKEVHFRVSSPPVISPCFYGMDFPSQEELFANQFDDMDSMASWLGVDSLAYLSVEGMMTAVQQAHSTSQGYCNACFTTNYPTPVEMDITKEENDW; translated from the coding sequence ATGAAACAGATCAAAGAGTCCTGCGGCATCTTCGGCGTATTTAACACACCCTCCGCCGCGCAGCTCACCTATTTCGGTCTTCACGCCCTCCAACATCGCGGCCAGGAAGCGTCGGGGATCGTAACCTCCACGTTCGACGAGCACAAGAAGCGGTGGATCATGCCGATCCACAAGGACCACGGGCTGGTGCTCGACGTCTTCAACGACCCCGCCATCTTCGACACGAAGCTGCTGGGGATGTCGGCGATCGGGCACAATCGCTACTCGACGAGCGGCTCCTCGAACAACCGGGCGAACATCCAGCCGTTCAAGGTGCACTACCGCGACGGCAACCTGGCGCTTGCGCACAACGGCAACATCTCGAATGCGCGCGAACTGCGCAACGCCTTCAGCGAGCGCGGCACCATCTTCCAGACCACGAGCGACAGCGAGCTCATCCTGCACCTGATCGCCCAGAGCCGGCGGAAGAAGCAGATCGACCAGATCATCGATGCGCTGACGCAGCTCGAAGGCGCGTTCTCGCTGCTGATGCTGACGGACTCCAGCCTGATCGCCGTGCGCGACCCGAACGGCTTCCGCCCGCTCGTCCTCGGCATCATCCGCAAGCCGGCGGACCAGGGCGGCGATGCCTACTGCGTCTCCAGCGAGACCTGCGCGCTCGACCTGCTGGGCGCCGAATACGTACGCGACGTCCAGCCCGGCGAGATCCTCGTGATCGACCGAAAGGGCTGCGAATCGGGCGCGTTCAGCAGCTACCAGCTGCCCCAGAAGTACGGCGTCAGCCAGTGCATCTTCGAGTACATCTATTTCGCGCGGCCGGACTCCAAGGTCTTCGGCGAGATGGTCGACAAGGTGCGCCGCAAGTTCGGCAAGCAGCTCGCGCACGAAACGCCCGTACCGATGGTGGCGCCCGGTGAAAAACCGCCAATCGTCATCGCCGTCCCGGACTCGTCGAACACCGCCACGCTCGGTTATGTGTCCGAGTGCCAGAAGCTCGGATACCCCTGCAAATACGAAATCGGCCTGATCCGCAACCATTACATCGGCCGCACCTTTATCGCGCCGGGCCAGGATCGGCGCGACACCCGCGTTCGGCTGAAGTTCAACACCGTCGAAGGCGTGCTCAAGGACCGGGTCGTGGTGCTGGTGGACGACTCGATCGTGCGCGGCACGACCTCCAAGTTTCTCGTCCGGATGATCCGGGAAGCCGGCGCCAAGGAAGTGCATTTCCGGGTGTCTTCCCCGCCCGTGATCAGCCCGTGTTTTTATGGGATGGATTTCCCGAGCCAGGAAGAGCTGTTCGCGAATCAGTTCGACGATATGGACAGCATGGCGAGCTGGCTGGGCGTGGATTCACTGGCGTACCTCTCGGTCGAGGGCATGATGACGGCCGTCCAGCAGGCCCACTCCACGTCGCAGGGCTACTGCAACGCCTGTTTCACGACCAACTACCCCACGCCCGTGGAAATGGACATCACGAAGGAAGAGAACGACTGGTAG
- a CDS encoding polysaccharide biosynthesis protein has protein sequence MSTVHLADLYLPSPVQIEDLLQRPPAACDAARLREYLGNRRVLVTGAGGSIGRELTLQLLQLAPRQLALVDFSEYNLFQLEQTVHGVRHRSDLSYHLLDVRQAGPMTHLFETFRPDVVFHTAAYKHVPMMEAHPIEAFQNNTLASVELLRLSEAYGAEQFIFISTDKAVQPTSFMGATKRWTERYMRAASGAVRTKTVRFGNVFGSLGSVVPVFVQQILHGGPVTVTHEAMERFFMSVHDACTLILETLLLENAPVYTLRMDPPVRIKWLAERLIERLTPAGARPIALDYIGIRPGEKIKEMLWEDYEEPVPTTHRDIIGLRSPAASSRSELDAQLRTLAGFCTHRRADDLRALLFEDELSAQIA, from the coding sequence ATGTCGACCGTACATCTCGCCGATCTCTACCTGCCCTCACCGGTTCAGATTGAGGACTTGCTCCAGCGCCCGCCGGCCGCCTGCGATGCGGCGCGGCTCCGGGAGTACCTTGGCAACCGCCGGGTTCTCGTGACCGGCGCCGGCGGCTCGATCGGCCGGGAACTGACGCTCCAGCTGCTCCAGCTCGCCCCCCGGCAACTGGCCCTCGTCGACTTTAGCGAATACAACCTGTTCCAGCTCGAGCAGACCGTTCACGGCGTTCGCCACCGTTCCGACCTGTCGTACCACCTGCTCGACGTGCGGCAGGCCGGCCCCATGACCCATCTGTTCGAGACGTTTCGGCCGGACGTGGTCTTTCACACGGCCGCCTACAAACACGTCCCGATGATGGAGGCCCATCCCATCGAGGCCTTCCAGAACAACACCCTCGCCTCCGTGGAATTGCTCCGCCTCAGCGAGGCGTACGGCGCCGAGCAATTCATCTTCATCTCGACCGACAAGGCCGTCCAGCCGACCAGCTTCATGGGCGCCACCAAGCGGTGGACCGAGCGCTACATGCGCGCGGCCAGCGGCGCGGTGCGGACCAAGACGGTGCGCTTCGGCAATGTATTCGGCAGCCTGGGGAGCGTGGTGCCCGTCTTCGTGCAGCAGATTTTGCATGGCGGCCCGGTCACCGTCACGCACGAAGCCATGGAGCGCTTCTTCATGAGCGTGCACGACGCGTGCACCCTCATCCTCGAGACCTTGCTGCTGGAGAACGCGCCCGTTTACACCTTGCGGATGGACCCGCCGGTGCGCATCAAGTGGCTCGCCGAACGGCTGATCGAGCGGCTCACGCCGGCCGGCGCGCGACCGATCGCGCTCGACTACATCGGCATACGCCCGGGCGAAAAGATCAAGGAGATGTTGTGGGAGGACTATGAAGAGCCCGTCCCGACCACCCATCGCGACATCATCGGGCTGCGCAGCCCGGCCGCGAGCAGCCGGAGCGAACTCGACGCCCAGCTCCGGACCCTGGCCGGCTTCTGCACCCATCGCCGCGCGGACGACCTGCGCGCCCTGCTTTTCGAGGACGAACTCTCCGCGCAGATCGCCTGA
- a CDS encoding hemolysin family protein, protein MDPDADSSPLSIAGLFFPHVFPPDLEWEVVVANIGAVFGVWIIVALISASVRSLSALNGTAREFLREVDDPASRRVLALIENRTPVLFTLQSLGALFEIALVLATSSLLTYLGHLLNAPRVLSFTMQLPIIAALVAVGVYLLPKWASSRHAIVFSRMVSPLMSGAYALLGPITRPLAAWLEQVVGYGHLDRPYFSDDDFKTMADLGEAQGSIEEEERELIHSILDFGDTTVREIMTSRMDMNAMPVSATLEEAYALLLEGGHSRLPLYDEHLDNMLGIIYVKDLLPFLKPGEWEKTPDWRTIARKTLFVPYAKPLVEMLNEFQAHNIHMAIVVDEYGGTAGLITMEDVLEEIVGDIRDETDDEEEALHQQVDEFTHYVDARIHIDDLMELLHVELDVDKYDFETLGGLIFHLTGDIPSVGDEIVYDGLTMRIESVENHRIGRVLVHVKPPTEDKSFVV, encoded by the coding sequence TTGGATCCTGACGCTGATTCTTCCCCTCTTTCGATCGCCGGCCTTTTTTTCCCGCACGTTTTCCCTCCTGATCTGGAATGGGAGGTCGTTGTAGCGAATATCGGCGCCGTCTTCGGCGTGTGGATCATTGTGGCGTTGATTTCCGCTTCGGTGCGGTCGCTGAGTGCGCTGAACGGCACGGCGCGTGAGTTTCTGCGCGAGGTGGACGACCCGGCCAGCCGGCGGGTGCTGGCCCTGATCGAGAACCGGACGCCGGTCCTGTTCACCTTGCAAAGCCTGGGCGCCCTCTTCGAGATCGCGCTCGTCCTGGCCACGTCGTCGCTGCTCACCTACCTGGGCCACCTGCTCAACGCGCCGCGGGTGCTCAGTTTCACCATGCAGCTGCCGATTATCGCGGCGCTCGTCGCGGTGGGCGTCTATCTCCTGCCCAAATGGGCGTCTTCCCGCCATGCCATCGTTTTTTCGCGCATGGTCTCCCCGCTGATGTCCGGCGCCTACGCGCTGCTCGGCCCGATCACCCGCCCCCTCGCGGCCTGGCTCGAGCAGGTGGTCGGCTATGGCCATCTCGACCGTCCTTACTTCTCGGACGACGATTTCAAGACGATGGCCGACCTGGGCGAGGCGCAGGGTTCCATCGAGGAGGAAGAGCGCGAGCTGATCCATTCGATTCTCGACTTCGGCGACACGACGGTCCGCGAAATCATGACGAGCCGCATGGACATGAACGCCATGCCCGTTTCGGCGACGCTCGAGGAGGCCTATGCCCTGCTGCTGGAAGGCGGCCACAGCCGGCTTCCGCTCTACGACGAGCACCTGGACAACATGCTCGGCATCATCTACGTCAAGGACCTGCTCCCCTTTCTGAAGCCCGGCGAGTGGGAAAAGACGCCGGACTGGCGGACCATCGCCCGCAAGACCCTTTTTGTCCCCTACGCCAAACCGCTCGTTGAAATGCTCAACGAGTTTCAGGCACACAACATCCACATGGCGATCGTGGTGGATGAGTACGGCGGCACGGCCGGCCTGATCACCATGGAAGACGTGCTCGAGGAAATCGTGGGCGACATCCGCGACGAAACCGACGACGAGGAGGAAGCGCTGCACCAGCAGGTGGACGAGTTCACCCATTACGTCGATGCCCGCATCCACATCGATGATTTAATGGAGCTGCTGCATGTTGAACTCGACGTCGATAAGTACGATTTTGAGACCCTCGGCGGGCTGATCTTCCACCTCACAGGCGACATCCCAAGCGTCGGCGACGAAATCGTCTACGACGGCCTCACCATGCGCATCGAATCGGTGGAAAATCACCGCATTGGCCGCGTGCTGGTTCACGTTAAACCGCCCACCGAGGATAAATCCTTCGTTGTATGA
- a CDS encoding sodium-dependent transporter — MAISSEDRGQWSSKLGFVMAAAGSAIGLGNIWRFPYTAGEGGGGAFVLLYLLFVALIGIPVMLAELSVGRATKRNPVGAFKALVPKSLWPAVGGLGVATGFGILAFYSVVAGWTLGYLVKAFTGGLASATSGAASGAIFAELVASPGPAILYTALFLVLTILIVRGGVSGGIERASKVLMPLLLVVLIVLAIRSITLPGGMDGLIYLFHPDFSKISFGVAMSALGQALFSLSLGMGAMITYGSYFPEKTNLWQSGIIVAFFDTMIAILAGLIIFPALFYQNMDPQGGPGLVFITLPTIFNAMPAGTLFGIAFYFLLSIAALTSTISLLEVVVSYFVDERGWTREKASWVLGFICFLLAVPSALSQGGSALLSAKSEANPGGLFAWDFLTINNNIWGNYSLSIGAILICVFVGWKWGIPKALASLEEGGYRLPASPAWSFLIRYLCPLAVLAVLIFIVVTGQYF, encoded by the coding sequence ATGGCGATCTCATCAGAAGACCGCGGACAGTGGAGTTCCAAACTTGGCTTCGTCATGGCGGCGGCCGGCTCGGCGATCGGCCTCGGCAACATCTGGCGATTCCCTTATACGGCGGGTGAAGGCGGCGGCGGCGCCTTTGTGCTCCTGTATCTCCTGTTCGTGGCGCTGATCGGCATTCCCGTGATGCTGGCGGAACTCTCCGTCGGGCGCGCGACGAAGCGTAACCCGGTGGGCGCCTTCAAGGCGCTGGTGCCCAAATCGCTGTGGCCCGCGGTGGGCGGCCTGGGGGTCGCCACCGGTTTCGGCATTCTGGCCTTCTACTCGGTCGTCGCCGGCTGGACGCTCGGTTATCTGGTGAAGGCGTTCACGGGCGGGCTGGCCAGCGCCACGAGCGGCGCCGCCAGCGGCGCGATCTTCGCGGAGCTGGTGGCATCTCCCGGGCCGGCGATCCTGTACACGGCGCTCTTCCTGGTGCTCACCATCCTCATCGTGCGCGGCGGCGTCTCGGGGGGGATCGAACGGGCGTCCAAAGTGCTCATGCCCCTGTTGCTCGTCGTCCTCATCGTCCTCGCCATCCGCTCGATCACCCTGCCGGGCGGCATGGACGGGCTCATCTACCTCTTCCATCCCGACTTCTCGAAGATCAGTTTCGGCGTGGCGATGAGCGCGCTCGGCCAGGCGCTCTTCAGCCTCAGCCTCGGCATGGGCGCGATGATCACGTACGGGTCGTATTTCCCGGAGAAGACCAACCTCTGGCAGAGCGGCATCATCGTCGCGTTTTTCGATACGATGATCGCGATCCTGGCCGGCCTGATCATCTTCCCGGCGCTGTTCTACCAGAATATGGATCCGCAGGGCGGCCCCGGCCTCGTTTTCATCACCCTGCCGACCATTTTCAACGCCATGCCGGCGGGCACCCTGTTCGGGATCGCCTTCTACTTCCTGCTGTCGATCGCGGCGCTTACATCGACCATCAGCCTCCTCGAGGTCGTCGTTTCCTATTTCGTCGACGAGCGCGGCTGGACGCGCGAGAAGGCGTCGTGGGTCCTCGGGTTCATCTGCTTCCTGCTCGCCGTGCCCTCCGCCCTCTCGCAGGGCGGCAGCGCGTTGCTCAGCGCGAAATCGGAAGCCAACCCGGGCGGCCTGTTCGCCTGGGATTTTCTGACGATCAACAACAACATCTGGGGCAACTATTCCCTCAGCATCGGCGCGATCCTGATCTGCGTGTTCGTGGGCTGGAAATGGGGCATCCCGAAGGCCCTCGCGTCGCTCGAAGAAGGCGGATACCGCCTGCCGGCCTCGCCGGCGTGGTCATTCCTGATCCGCTACCTCTGCCCCCTCGCCGTCCTCGCGGTGCTCATTTTCATCGTGGTGACGGGGCAATATTTCTAG
- the ricT gene encoding regulatory iron-sulfur-containing complex subunit RicT, with product MACSSCSSGGGCGSQGGCGSGKAGSSSCPSMQAYDWLTDLGIVTAPVVYPLVEIAFKGGRKGVYRNAENLELQTGDFVIVEADRGIDFGSVHLVGEMVRLRMKSKGLDEEHEFPGIARLATLKDIERWEAIKEEEAEAFLVGRRTIDHMNLPMKLVDAEWQFDQKKITFYFTADHRVDFRELVRELARRFRTRVELRQIGARDEAARIGGIGSCGRELCCSTWLQDFKPVSTQAARVQNLPLNPVRLSGQCGRLKCCLNYELEQYMSALRSFPAVDTPITTHQGEGIIQKLDIFHDRVWIEHADGTWEDLSLDEVTAILGEQPPRPTPASPRRAVPARLPRRPQGGG from the coding sequence GTGGCTTGTAGTTCTTGCAGCAGTGGAGGTGGATGCGGCAGCCAGGGCGGGTGCGGTTCCGGCAAGGCCGGCTCGTCCTCGTGCCCGTCGATGCAGGCCTACGACTGGCTGACGGATCTCGGGATCGTCACCGCGCCCGTCGTGTACCCGCTCGTCGAAATCGCTTTCAAAGGGGGGCGCAAAGGGGTCTATCGCAACGCCGAGAATCTCGAACTGCAGACCGGCGACTTCGTCATCGTCGAAGCGGATCGCGGGATCGATTTCGGATCGGTGCACCTCGTCGGTGAAATGGTTCGGCTGCGGATGAAATCGAAAGGCCTCGACGAGGAGCACGAATTTCCGGGAATCGCCCGGCTCGCCACCCTGAAGGACATCGAACGGTGGGAGGCGATCAAGGAGGAGGAGGCGGAGGCGTTTCTGGTAGGCCGGCGGACGATCGACCACATGAATCTCCCCATGAAGCTCGTCGATGCGGAGTGGCAGTTCGACCAGAAGAAGATCACGTTTTATTTTACCGCCGACCATCGGGTCGATTTCAGGGAGCTGGTGCGCGAACTCGCGCGGCGGTTCCGGACCCGCGTCGAGCTGCGCCAGATCGGCGCGCGCGACGAAGCCGCGCGGATCGGCGGCATCGGTTCGTGCGGGCGCGAACTCTGCTGCTCGACGTGGTTGCAGGACTTTAAACCGGTATCCACCCAGGCGGCCCGCGTCCAGAACCTGCCGCTCAACCCGGTTCGCCTCAGCGGCCAGTGCGGTCGACTCAAGTGCTGCCTGAACTACGAACTGGAGCAGTACATGAGCGCGCTCCGCTCGTTTCCCGCCGTCGATACCCCGATCACCACGCACCAGGGAGAGGGCATCATCCAGAAACTCGACATCTTCCACGATCGGGTATGGATCGAGCATGCCGACGGCACCTGGGAGGATCTGTCGCTCGATGAGGTGACCGCGATCCTCGGTGAACAGCCGCCTCGCCCGACGCCGGCGAGTCCGCGCCGCGCCGTGCCCGCGCGTCTGCCGCGCCGGCCCCAGGGAGGAGGATAA
- a CDS encoding sugar transferase → MNRTSLYAPFKRALDVLIASALLLLLWPLLALIAGVVWLDSGRPILFRQTRIGLHGRPFTILKFRTLHAVPHALTDPLAAVTRSGVFLRRWGLDELPQLWNVIRGDMSLVGPRPTVPSQVAHYGPTERVRLDVRPGLTGWAQVRGRNALSWDSRIAIDVEYVRRTSLALDLCILFRTPLALLSADDAYGIGGKNGDFTPRANPGARAA, encoded by the coding sequence GTGAATCGCACCTCGTTGTACGCGCCTTTCAAACGCGCGCTGGATGTCCTGATCGCGTCGGCCCTGTTGCTTCTCCTATGGCCGCTTCTGGCCCTTATCGCCGGCGTCGTCTGGCTTGATAGCGGCCGACCGATCCTGTTTCGCCAGACGCGCATCGGCCTGCATGGCCGGCCCTTCACAATCCTTAAATTCCGCACCCTGCACGCCGTCCCGCACGCGCTGACGGATCCGCTGGCGGCCGTAACCCGCTCCGGCGTCTTCCTGCGTCGCTGGGGGCTGGACGAGTTGCCGCAGCTCTGGAACGTCATCCGCGGCGACATGAGCCTCGTAGGCCCGCGACCCACGGTACCGAGCCAGGTGGCGCACTACGGCCCGACCGAGCGGGTGCGTCTGGATGTCCGCCCCGGACTGACCGGATGGGCCCAGGTGCGCGGCCGCAACGCGCTGAGCTGGGATTCCCGGATCGCCATCGACGTCGAGTACGTGCGCCGCACCAGCCTCGCGCTCGATCTGTGCATCCTGTTCCGCACCCCGCTGGCCCTCCTGTCGGCCGACGACGCGTATGGCATCGGCGGGAAAAACGGCGATTTTACCCCCCGGGCGAACCCCGGCGCGCGCGCGGCGTAG
- a CDS encoding acetyltransferase has protein sequence MPSLVVVGAGGLGRETAVLAQEICAAGGTFDLLGFLDDAPELQRQTVLGLPVLGDIAWLAQHPDVHYVLALGASQTRRRIHHDHRLSDTRAATLAHPSVHLHPSVRLGPGCLLFRGAVLMLNTTLGPHAIVDVNCTVGHDATLAAFSTLHPGCHVSGHVRIGEAAELGTGSVVLPGRQVGEGAIVGAGAVVTADLPPHRTAVGVPARPLPG, from the coding sequence ATGCCCTCCCTCGTCGTGGTCGGCGCCGGCGGACTCGGTCGCGAGACGGCCGTCCTGGCGCAGGAAATTTGTGCCGCCGGCGGAACGTTTGACCTCCTCGGCTTTCTCGACGACGCCCCGGAGCTGCAGCGGCAGACCGTTCTGGGGCTGCCCGTCCTCGGCGACATCGCGTGGCTGGCGCAGCACCCGGACGTCCACTACGTCCTCGCCCTCGGCGCCTCGCAGACGCGCCGGCGCATCCACCACGACCACCGCCTTTCCGACACCCGCGCCGCCACGCTGGCGCATCCTTCGGTCCACCTGCACCCTTCCGTTCGCCTGGGCCCGGGCTGCCTGCTGTTTCGCGGAGCCGTGCTCATGCTGAACACGACGCTCGGACCGCACGCGATCGTGGATGTCAACTGCACCGTCGGGCACGACGCGACCCTGGCCGCCTTTTCCACGCTGCACCCGGGATGCCACGTCTCGGGCCACGTCCGCATCGGGGAAGCCGCCGAACTCGGCACGGGCTCCGTCGTGCTTCCCGGCCGGCAAGTGGGCGAGGGCGCCATCGTGGGCGCCGGCGCCGTCGTGACCGCCGACCTGCCTCCCCATCGCACGGCGGTCGGCGTGCCGGCACGCCCCCTCCCCGGCTGA
- a CDS encoding co-chaperone GroES family protein: MQEVIIVGDRVLIEPENGEKQTQSGLYLPATVTDQERVSIGRVVRTGPGYVIPNPEYSETESWAPSRDAARYLPLQARPGDLAFFLRKELIEISLNGKDYVIVPHGAILALIRDNPEDLLSGIEGLETL, translated from the coding sequence ATGCAAGAGGTCATCATCGTTGGCGACCGGGTGCTCATCGAACCCGAGAATGGAGAAAAGCAGACGCAATCCGGTCTGTATCTGCCGGCTACGGTTACCGATCAGGAACGCGTCAGCATAGGCCGCGTCGTGCGCACGGGTCCGGGTTACGTGATCCCCAACCCGGAATACTCGGAGACGGAATCATGGGCTCCGTCCCGCGACGCCGCCCGGTATCTCCCCCTGCAGGCCCGCCCGGGCGACCTGGCCTTTTTCCTGCGGAAGGAGTTGATCGAGATCTCGCTCAACGGAAAAGACTACGTGATCGTCCCCCACGGCGCCATCCTCGCGCTGATCCGGGATAACCCCGAGGACCTCCTGAGCGGGATCGAAGGGCTGGAGACGCTGTAG
- a CDS encoding DegT/DnrJ/EryC1/StrS family aminotransferase translates to MLPLSRPDISALEKTYVADVLDSGRLALGPYLSAFEEKMAALCGVKHAVAVSSGTAALHLIVRGLGLEAGDEVVTTPYSFVASSNCLLYEGVTPRFVDIDPDTYGIDVDQIEAAITPATRAILAVDVFGQPADWPALEALAARHDLLLIDDACEAPGASIGGRRIGAWGHAAAFGFYPNKPVTTGEGGCIATDDAALAEACRSMCNQGRRTPAHMEHVRLGYNYRLDELSAAVGCAQLERIDALLGRRRQVAAWYDDALSGLADRFRRPAEQPGSTRSWFVYVIELRPDSEPGLRDRVMAHLQEAGIGCAPYFPAIHLQPYYRERFGYRPGAFPRCESISARTLALPFYSTLRESEVEHVARALKNAFSAAS, encoded by the coding sequence ATGCTCCCCCTCTCCCGGCCCGACATCTCCGCGTTGGAAAAAACGTATGTGGCCGACGTGCTGGATAGCGGCCGGCTCGCCCTCGGGCCCTATTTGTCCGCCTTCGAGGAAAAAATGGCCGCCCTGTGCGGCGTCAAGCATGCGGTGGCCGTCAGCAGCGGGACGGCGGCGCTGCACCTCATCGTGCGCGGCCTGGGCCTCGAAGCCGGCGACGAGGTAGTGACCACGCCCTACAGCTTCGTGGCCTCCTCGAACTGCCTGCTCTACGAAGGCGTGACGCCGCGGTTTGTGGACATCGACCCGGACACCTACGGCATCGACGTCGACCAGATCGAGGCGGCGATCACGCCGGCGACGCGCGCCATCCTCGCGGTGGATGTGTTCGGCCAGCCCGCCGACTGGCCCGCCCTCGAAGCCCTCGCCGCGCGACACGACCTGCTCCTCATCGACGACGCCTGCGAGGCGCCGGGCGCATCGATCGGGGGCCGGCGCATCGGCGCCTGGGGGCATGCGGCGGCGTTCGGCTTTTATCCGAACAAGCCCGTCACCACCGGCGAAGGCGGCTGCATCGCCACCGACGACGCGGCGCTGGCGGAGGCGTGCCGCTCGATGTGCAACCAGGGCCGGCGCACGCCGGCGCACATGGAGCATGTCCGCCTCGGGTATAATTACCGGCTCGACGAGCTGTCTGCCGCGGTAGGCTGCGCGCAGCTCGAGCGGATCGACGCGTTGCTGGGCCGGCGCCGGCAGGTCGCGGCATGGTACGATGACGCCCTTTCCGGCCTGGCGGACCGCTTTCGCCGGCCTGCCGAGCAGCCGGGCTCCACGCGCAGCTGGTTCGTTTATGTCATCGAACTGAGACCCGATTCGGAGCCGGGGTTGCGGGATCGGGTGATGGCGCACCTGCAGGAAGCCGGCATCGGCTGCGCGCCCTACTTTCCAGCGATCCATCTTCAACCGTATTATCGCGAGCGCTTCGGCTACCGCCCCGGCGCTTTCCCGCGGTGCGAATCGATCAGCGCGCGGACGCTTGCCCTCCCCTTTTATTCGACCCTGCGGGAAAGCGAGGTCGAACACGTTGCCCGCGCGCTGAAAAACGCGTTTTCAGCAGCCTCGTAA